From the Sporosarcina luteola genome, one window contains:
- a CDS encoding GerMN domain-containing protein has protein sequence MKRSDFDDRLKMLNNINLTEHEASESYQKVLSKVNKAKKRNNIGVIFSGPINGIATIIVLLAVGWLLNDLMNTSISQPGDQIPPLVEDEDNSIVDEKTKDCVDSNVELSSISRSILVYFYFECLESEGHPYPFKAVLREVNSGEKVESRIEYAVKQLIQGPTKEEIADGFNSIFNEETADLKHLIHSIELQDSGHLIVDFVDFSKVFPNGNSSAASFLMLETLNKTVSQFVEVETIEYRFDGSCEEFYGWIQRACTTHEADDYRTDLEASTTKELLLEKSEVVFNQLMAKEWEELANNINLERGLVYSPFSNVGDSDDLHFTKEEVRGFAEDKKLYSWSWDQSAAEFIATPNDFVENLLKTRYNYVYEYDEITYNDSDIGTMPNTIHDIYPNAIYVEYLDEPDRASFEWYYYQAIRFVYEKIDDEWYLIAIVRGAYNP, from the coding sequence GTGAAACGTTCTGATTTTGACGATCGATTAAAAATGTTAAATAATATAAATTTAACAGAACATGAAGCCTCTGAATCATATCAAAAAGTACTTTCCAAAGTTAATAAAGCGAAGAAACGAAACAACATTGGAGTCATTTTTAGTGGCCCTATAAATGGAATTGCAACAATAATCGTTCTATTAGCGGTTGGCTGGTTATTAAATGACCTTATGAATACCTCTATTAGTCAACCAGGAGATCAGATACCACCTTTAGTAGAAGATGAAGATAATTCTATAGTGGATGAAAAAACTAAAGATTGTGTAGATAGCAATGTTGAACTCTCTTCTATTTCAAGATCAATATTAGTTTATTTTTATTTTGAATGTCTTGAATCTGAAGGACATCCATACCCTTTCAAAGCAGTTTTACGAGAAGTTAACAGTGGGGAAAAAGTGGAAAGCCGTATTGAATATGCAGTGAAGCAATTAATACAAGGTCCGACTAAAGAAGAAATTGCAGACGGATTCAACTCGATATTTAATGAGGAAACTGCTGATTTAAAACATTTAATACACAGTATCGAATTACAAGATTCCGGTCATCTCATAGTAGATTTCGTCGATTTCTCTAAGGTTTTTCCAAATGGAAATTCCTCAGCAGCTTCCTTTTTAATGCTGGAAACGTTAAACAAAACAGTTTCTCAGTTTGTAGAGGTTGAAACTATAGAATACCGTTTTGATGGCAGCTGTGAAGAATTTTATGGATGGATTCAGCGAGCATGCACGACTCATGAAGCGGATGATTATCGAACGGACTTAGAAGCGAGCACTACTAAAGAATTATTACTGGAAAAGTCAGAAGTTGTATTTAATCAGTTAATGGCGAAGGAGTGGGAGGAATTAGCAAATAATATTAATTTAGAACGAGGACTTGTCTATTCTCCATTTTCTAATGTTGGAGACAGTGATGATTTACATTTTACTAAAGAAGAAGTTCGAGGTTTTGCAGAGGATAAAAAACTATATAGTTGGTCTTGGGATCAAAGTGCAGCTGAATTTATTGCAACGCCAAATGATTTTGTAGAAAACCTACTCAAAACACGGTATAACTACGTCTATGAATATGATGAAATCACCTATAATGACTCTGATATTGGAACAATGCCAAATACGATTCATGATATTTATCCAAACGCAATCTATGTTGAGTACTTAGATGAACCTGACAGGGCTTCCTTCGAATGGTATTACTATCAGGCTATAAGATTTGTTTATGAGAAAATCGATGATGAATGGTATCTAATTGCAATAGTAAGAGGGGCATACAATCCTTAA
- a CDS encoding RNA polymerase sigma factor translates to MKPHIEMQIQILYEQYHNEIFRYIFLMIGDRQQAKDLMQETYVKAFINIEDFRGDANVKTWLYRIARNETIDFLRRKKPATYLVDFFLHVKSSQPTPEEVIVLGNDMELLYLALSRIKKGYRDVIILRKIRELSTKETATILGWKESRIKTNLHRGLMALQKELKKEGYISETF, encoded by the coding sequence ATGAAGCCACATATAGAAATGCAAATTCAAATATTGTATGAACAATACCATAATGAAATTTTTCGGTACATATTTCTGATGATTGGTGACCGTCAACAAGCAAAGGATTTAATGCAAGAAACCTACGTCAAAGCATTTATAAATATAGAGGATTTTAGGGGTGATGCTAACGTGAAAACATGGTTATATCGAATAGCACGGAATGAAACGATTGATTTCTTGAGGCGCAAAAAACCAGCTACCTATTTAGTAGATTTTTTTTTACATGTCAAATCGAGTCAACCAACTCCAGAAGAAGTGATCGTGCTTGGCAATGATATGGAACTCCTATATCTTGCACTTTCTCGCATAAAAAAAGGATACCGAGATGTTATTATTTTACGTAAGATTAGAGAGTTATCTACCAAAGAGACCGCGACTATTTTGGGGTGGAAGGAAAGTCGGATAAAGACTAATTTGCACCGTGGGCTTATGGCACTTCAAAAAGAATTGAAAAAGGAGGGATACATAAGTGAAACGTTCTGA
- the smpB gene encoding SsrA-binding protein SmpB yields the protein MVKGQGKVLAINKKANHDFAIEETIEAGIVLQGTEIKSIRNGKVQLRDAFVLIRNNEAWISNMHISPYEQGNQFNHDPLRSRKLLLHKKQIATLLGQTKQEGFAIVPLKMYLKDGFAKVLIGIGKGKKLYDKREDLKKKEAKREVERAFKAKQQY from the coding sequence ATGGTGAAAGGTCAAGGGAAAGTACTGGCCATCAATAAAAAAGCAAATCATGATTTTGCAATTGAAGAAACGATTGAAGCAGGTATTGTGCTCCAAGGAACGGAAATCAAGTCGATCCGTAATGGCAAAGTGCAATTACGCGATGCATTCGTCCTGATCCGGAACAATGAAGCATGGATTTCCAACATGCATATCAGTCCGTACGAACAGGGAAATCAATTCAACCACGACCCATTGCGTTCGCGCAAGCTGCTGCTCCATAAGAAACAGATTGCAACACTGCTCGGGCAGACAAAGCAGGAAGGCTTCGCAATTGTTCCGCTGAAAATGTACTTAAAAGACGGCTTCGCGAAAGTCTTGATCGGCATCGGTAAAGGGAAGAAGCTCTACGATAAACGTGAGGATCTGAAGAAGAAGGAAGCGAAACGCGAAGTGGAGCGTGCCTTCAAAGCGAAACAGCAGTATTGA
- the rnr gene encoding ribonuclease R, with protein MKEESYKPMTVQEIQEVLEIQGAAEFKELVKMLVQLEQTGEIVRSRTNRYGVPERMNLVRGKFIGHAKGFGFVTPETDGMDDIFIPPPEVNGAMNGDIVLVRVSKGDYGDRREGSIIRIAERKTTKVVGTYQDNRGFGFVIPDDKKLPMDIFIGKGNSLDAVEGHKVVVEITEWPSELKSATGMVVQILGHKNDPGVDILSIIHKHGIEVEFAPEVMEQANKTPDEVQEKDLFKRRDLREDLVITIDGADAKDLDDAISLVKNEDGTYTLSVHIADVSYYVEENTPLDDEAYDRATSVYLTDRVIPMLPHKLSNGICSLNPHVDRLTMSCQMTIDRNGKVIHHEIFESVIQSKERMTYTDVYKIIGEKDEELMKKYEHIVPMLNNMADLASILRQKRIDRGAIDFDFKESKVIVDEQGWPTDIVIRERTAAERLIEEFMLAANETVAEHFHWMQVPFLYRIHEDPKAEKLQRFFEFLTNFGIVVKGTGNKVHPRALQEIVESIEGMPEETVISTMLLRSMQQAKYFEESLGHFGLSADFYTHFTSPIRRYPDLIVHRLIRTYLINKDVSSETIAHWNANMSEIAQHTSERERRAVDAERDTDALKKAQYMLDKIGEEFDGVISSVTNFGMFVELENTVEGLVHVSYMTDDYYRFDDRQMMMIGEHTGKQFRIGDEVTIKVVSVKPEESAIDFEISGMKQSFHRARKESPKVIHAKKPSSGGGRRGDSDKPKGDKKKGAPSQKKKFYEGVAKKKKKQAPRKRK; from the coding sequence ATGAAAGAGGAATCGTATAAACCAATGACGGTTCAGGAAATCCAAGAGGTATTAGAGATTCAAGGGGCAGCTGAGTTCAAGGAACTTGTAAAAATGCTCGTGCAGCTTGAACAAACAGGTGAGATCGTACGCTCCCGCACAAACCGTTACGGCGTTCCGGAGCGCATGAACTTAGTAAGAGGTAAATTTATCGGACACGCGAAAGGGTTCGGTTTCGTCACGCCGGAGACGGATGGAATGGACGACATCTTCATTCCGCCTCCAGAAGTGAACGGAGCGATGAACGGGGATATTGTACTTGTCCGAGTTTCGAAAGGCGACTACGGCGACCGTCGCGAAGGATCAATCATTAGAATCGCTGAACGGAAAACGACGAAGGTTGTCGGGACCTATCAGGACAACCGTGGCTTCGGCTTTGTCATCCCGGATGATAAGAAGCTGCCGATGGATATCTTCATCGGAAAAGGGAATTCACTTGACGCTGTCGAAGGACATAAAGTCGTCGTGGAAATTACAGAATGGCCGAGTGAGTTGAAATCCGCAACCGGTATGGTCGTCCAAATCCTTGGACATAAAAATGATCCTGGCGTCGATATTTTGTCGATCATCCATAAGCACGGCATAGAAGTCGAGTTCGCTCCTGAAGTGATGGAGCAAGCGAACAAGACGCCTGACGAAGTGCAGGAAAAGGATCTGTTCAAACGCCGCGATCTACGAGAGGATCTCGTTATTACAATTGACGGAGCCGATGCGAAGGACTTGGATGATGCCATTTCCCTCGTGAAAAATGAAGACGGAACGTACACATTATCCGTCCATATCGCCGATGTCAGCTATTATGTTGAAGAGAACACACCGCTCGATGACGAAGCGTACGACCGGGCGACGAGCGTCTATTTGACGGACCGAGTCATTCCGATGCTTCCGCATAAGCTATCGAACGGCATCTGTTCCTTGAATCCTCACGTTGATCGTCTGACGATGTCATGCCAGATGACAATCGACCGGAACGGAAAAGTGATCCACCATGAAATATTCGAAAGTGTCATCCAATCGAAGGAACGGATGACGTATACGGACGTCTATAAGATCATCGGAGAAAAAGATGAAGAGCTCATGAAGAAATACGAGCATATCGTGCCGATGCTGAATAACATGGCGGACCTTGCATCCATCTTGAGACAGAAACGGATCGACCGCGGCGCTATCGACTTCGATTTCAAGGAATCAAAAGTGATTGTCGACGAACAAGGGTGGCCGACCGATATCGTAATTAGGGAACGTACAGCGGCGGAACGCCTCATCGAGGAATTCATGCTCGCTGCGAACGAAACGGTTGCCGAGCATTTCCACTGGATGCAAGTGCCATTCCTATACCGGATCCATGAAGATCCAAAGGCGGAAAAGCTCCAACGATTCTTTGAGTTTCTGACTAACTTTGGAATCGTCGTCAAAGGGACGGGGAATAAAGTGCATCCTCGCGCGTTGCAGGAAATTGTCGAGTCAATCGAAGGTATGCCGGAAGAGACCGTCATTTCAACAATGCTCCTCCGCTCCATGCAACAGGCGAAATATTTCGAGGAAAGCCTCGGCCACTTCGGATTGTCAGCTGATTTCTATACGCATTTCACGTCACCGATCAGACGTTATCCGGACTTGATCGTTCATAGATTAATCCGCACGTATTTGATTAACAAGGATGTATCATCCGAGACGATCGCGCATTGGAACGCTAACATGTCTGAGATCGCTCAGCACACGTCCGAGCGTGAACGACGGGCAGTCGATGCGGAACGCGATACAGACGCACTGAAGAAGGCACAGTACATGCTCGATAAGATCGGTGAAGAGTTCGACGGTGTCATTTCATCGGTGACAAACTTCGGCATGTTCGTCGAACTGGAAAACACCGTAGAAGGGCTCGTCCACGTCAGCTATATGACAGACGATTATTACCGCTTCGACGACCGTCAAATGATGATGATCGGCGAGCATACCGGCAAACAGTTCAGAATCGGTGATGAAGTGACGATCAAAGTCGTTTCCGTCAAACCTGAGGAATCGGCGATCGACTTCGAAATTTCAGGAATGAAGCAATCATTCCACCGGGCACGTAAAGAATCGCCGAAAGTCATTCATGCGAAGAAACCATCAAGTGGCGGCGGGCGTCGGGGAGATTCCGATAAGCCTAAAGGCGACAAGAAAAAAGGCGCACCAAGCCAGAAAAAGAAGTTTTACGAAGGTGTAGCGAAAAAGAAGAAGAAACAAGCTCCGAGAAAGAGAAAATAA
- a CDS encoding alpha/beta hydrolase, producing the protein MRIAQPKPFFFQNGKRAVLLLHGFTGTSADVRMLGRFLEKKGYTSLAPHYKGHGVPPEQLIETGPDEWWEDVISGYNQLKEAGYEEIAVGGLSLGGVFSLKLGVKMPVKGIVTMCSPMIMKTPEKLYEGVLKYASDYKRYEGKTATEIEEEVDALRGKTMPSLADLKPLVDDVKEQLLDIDAPLLVIQSRNDNVIDPDSANIIYDNAASEKKQIEWFEKSGHVITLGPEKEQLHEDVYQFLESLDWNV; encoded by the coding sequence ATGAGAATTGCGCAACCGAAGCCATTCTTTTTCCAAAATGGCAAACGGGCAGTATTACTCTTGCACGGCTTCACAGGAACATCAGCTGACGTACGGATGCTTGGCCGTTTCCTAGAGAAGAAAGGCTACACATCACTGGCGCCGCACTATAAAGGACACGGCGTCCCGCCTGAACAATTGATCGAAACAGGTCCCGATGAATGGTGGGAAGACGTCATTTCAGGTTACAATCAATTGAAGGAAGCAGGCTACGAAGAAATCGCAGTCGGCGGATTATCTCTCGGCGGTGTATTTTCATTGAAATTAGGGGTTAAAATGCCTGTGAAGGGTATTGTAACAATGTGCTCGCCGATGATAATGAAAACACCGGAAAAATTATATGAAGGCGTATTGAAGTATGCTTCGGATTATAAAAGATATGAAGGAAAAACGGCAACTGAAATCGAAGAAGAAGTCGATGCACTACGCGGTAAAACGATGCCGTCGCTCGCCGACTTGAAGCCGCTTGTCGATGATGTCAAAGAGCAGCTTCTGGATATCGATGCACCACTCCTCGTCATCCAGTCACGGAACGACAATGTGATCGATCCGGATTCCGCAAATATCATTTACGATAACGCCGCGTCTGAGAAAAAGCAGATCGAGTGGTTTGAAAAATCCGGACATGTCATCACACTCGGTCCGGAAAAAGAGCAGCTTCACGAAGATGTATATCAATTTCTTGAATCACTCGACTGGAACGTGTGA
- the secG gene encoding preprotein translocase subunit SecG, whose translation MHALLMTLLLIVSLALIVVVLLQSGKSAGLSGAISGGAEQLFGKQKARGLDLVLQRVTIVLSILFFILAIAIVKI comes from the coding sequence GTGCATGCTTTGTTAATGACGTTGCTATTAATCGTATCATTGGCGTTGATCGTTGTTGTATTATTACAATCCGGAAAAAGTGCAGGTCTGTCTGGAGCCATCTCCGGTGGTGCCGAACAACTTTTTGGGAAACAGAAAGCACGTGGGCTAGACTTAGTGCTTCAAAGAGTGACAATTGTACTTTCAATTTTATTTTTCATTTTGGCAATCGCCATCGTGAAAATTTAA
- the eno gene encoding phosphopyruvate hydratase, giving the protein MPIITHIQAREVLDSRGNPTVEVEVFTESGAFGRAIVPSGASTGEYEAVELRDGDASRYLGKGVLKAVDHVNEIIADEIEENYSVLDQVVIDNALIELDGTHNKGKLGANAILGVSMAVAHAAADYLDVPLYQYLGGVNAKELPVPMMNILNGGEHADNNVDIQEFMVMPVGAESFRHGLRMGTEIFHSLKDVLKSKGLNTAVGDEGGFAPNLASNEEALSTIMEAIKKAGYEPGEEVLLAMDVAASEFYDSETKQYRLTGEGITKTSEEMVAWYEELCSKYPIVSIEDGLDENDWAGHKLLTERLGSKVQLVGDDLFVTNTEKLERGIEEGVGNSILIKVNQIGTLTETFDAIEMAKRAGYTAVISHRSGESEDTTIADIAVATNAGQIKTGAPSRTDRVAKYNQLLRIEDQLDETAVYRGTKTFYNLKK; this is encoded by the coding sequence ATGCCAATCATTACTCATATCCAAGCTAGAGAAGTTCTTGATTCACGCGGTAACCCGACTGTTGAAGTTGAAGTGTTTACAGAAAGTGGAGCGTTCGGCCGGGCCATCGTTCCTTCAGGCGCTTCCACAGGTGAATACGAGGCGGTTGAGCTGCGCGACGGCGACGCATCCCGTTATCTAGGAAAAGGTGTTTTGAAAGCGGTCGATCATGTCAATGAAATTATTGCGGATGAAATCGAGGAAAATTATTCTGTACTTGATCAAGTCGTTATCGATAATGCGCTTATTGAATTGGATGGCACGCATAACAAAGGCAAGCTTGGCGCGAACGCGATCCTTGGCGTCTCAATGGCTGTTGCACACGCGGCAGCGGACTACTTGGACGTTCCACTTTACCAGTACCTTGGTGGTGTCAACGCGAAAGAGCTGCCTGTTCCGATGATGAATATTTTGAATGGCGGCGAGCATGCGGACAACAACGTCGATATCCAGGAATTCATGGTCATGCCGGTAGGTGCGGAATCATTCCGACATGGTCTTCGCATGGGAACTGAAATTTTCCATAGCTTGAAAGACGTTTTGAAATCGAAGGGCCTCAACACGGCGGTCGGTGATGAAGGCGGATTCGCTCCGAACTTAGCATCGAACGAAGAAGCGCTATCCACAATCATGGAAGCAATCAAAAAAGCAGGCTATGAACCGGGAGAAGAAGTATTGCTCGCAATGGATGTTGCTGCTTCCGAGTTTTACGACAGCGAAACGAAACAGTACCGTTTAACGGGAGAAGGAATTACAAAGACATCCGAAGAGATGGTCGCTTGGTATGAAGAGCTTTGCTCGAAATATCCAATTGTTTCAATCGAAGACGGCCTTGACGAAAACGACTGGGCTGGCCACAAGCTATTGACAGAGCGTCTAGGCTCGAAAGTCCAATTGGTCGGGGACGATCTGTTCGTCACGAACACCGAAAAATTGGAGCGCGGCATTGAAGAAGGCGTCGGCAACTCGATCCTCATCAAAGTGAACCAGATCGGCACATTGACGGAAACGTTCGATGCGATCGAAATGGCGAAACGTGCTGGCTATACAGCAGTCATCTCCCACCGTTCCGGAGAATCCGAAGATACGACAATCGCAGACATCGCGGTTGCGACAAACGCGGGTCAAATTAAGACGGGTGCACCTTCGCGCACGGACCGCGTCGCGAAATACAACCAATTGCTCCGCATCGAGGACCAATTGGATGAAACAGCAGTCTACCGCGGAACAAAAACGTTCTATAATTTGAAAAAATGA
- the gpmI gene encoding 2,3-bisphosphoglycerate-independent phosphoglycerate mutase: MTKGPVALIILDGFGLRDERFGNAVAQASTPNFDILWNEYPHSTLTACGEAVGLPEGQMGNSEVGHLNIGAGRIVYQSLTRINKSIKDGDFMTNPALLGAIEHVKQEDSSLHLMGLLSDGGVHSHYEHLFALLRLAKMNGIKKVYLHAFLDGRDVGPETAPGYIEQTEKVIEGLEVGKIASVSGRFYAMDRDKRWDRVERAYQAIVNGKGETFTNAGQGILSSYEKGIHDEFVEPYIIAKEGKPVATVKDGDAVVFFNFRPDRAIQLSRAFTDPAFDGFHTGSEAFKNLKFVTFTQYSDEVQADVVFTSQNLENTLGEVLSNNGLRQLRIAETEKYPHVTFFMSGGKEDEFEGEKRILIASPKVATYDLKPEMSAVEVTEALLKEIEAETQDAIILNFANPDMVGHSGMLEPTVKAIETVDACLGRIIDALLLKGGTAIVTADHGNSDEVVTLEGKPMTAHTTNPVPVIITEPDIELRKGGILSDLAPTMLKLLEIERPEEMSGTPLF; this comes from the coding sequence ATGACTAAAGGGCCTGTCGCATTGATCATCCTGGATGGCTTCGGGCTGCGGGATGAACGGTTCGGCAATGCTGTGGCACAAGCGAGCACGCCGAACTTCGATATTTTATGGAATGAATACCCTCATTCGACGCTAACTGCTTGCGGGGAAGCTGTAGGGCTTCCAGAAGGGCAGATGGGGAATTCGGAAGTCGGCCATCTTAATATCGGTGCAGGCCGAATTGTCTATCAGAGCCTGACAAGAATCAATAAATCCATCAAAGACGGGGACTTCATGACGAACCCGGCATTGCTAGGGGCAATTGAACACGTTAAACAGGAAGATTCCTCTCTTCATTTGATGGGGCTGCTTTCGGACGGCGGTGTACATAGCCATTATGAGCATCTATTCGCCCTCCTTCGCCTCGCAAAAATGAATGGAATCAAGAAAGTTTATCTCCATGCATTCCTCGATGGACGGGACGTCGGTCCTGAAACTGCTCCGGGTTACATCGAGCAGACCGAAAAGGTGATAGAAGGACTTGAAGTCGGTAAAATCGCCTCGGTTTCCGGACGTTTTTACGCAATGGACCGTGATAAAAGATGGGACCGAGTGGAGCGCGCATACCAGGCGATTGTCAACGGTAAAGGTGAAACATTTACGAATGCCGGACAAGGCATCCTGTCTTCCTATGAGAAAGGCATCCATGATGAATTCGTGGAGCCGTACATCATTGCGAAGGAAGGCAAGCCGGTTGCTACGGTGAAAGACGGCGATGCGGTCGTGTTCTTCAATTTCCGTCCCGATCGCGCGATTCAATTATCGAGGGCGTTCACGGATCCGGCGTTCGACGGTTTCCATACCGGATCTGAGGCCTTCAAGAATTTGAAGTTCGTGACATTCACACAATATAGTGATGAAGTCCAAGCTGACGTCGTTTTCACATCTCAGAACCTAGAGAACACGCTAGGCGAAGTGCTGTCGAACAACGGACTTCGGCAGCTGCGGATTGCCGAAACCGAGAAATATCCGCATGTAACGTTCTTCATGAGTGGCGGCAAGGAAGATGAGTTCGAAGGCGAGAAGAGGATCCTCATTGCAAGTCCGAAAGTCGCAACCTATGACTTGAAGCCGGAAATGAGTGCGGTTGAAGTTACGGAAGCTTTATTGAAAGAGATTGAAGCCGAAACGCAAGACGCAATCATCCTCAATTTTGCGAACCCCGACATGGTCGGACATAGCGGAATGCTCGAGCCGACGGTCAAAGCGATTGAAACGGTCGATGCGTGCCTTGGAAGGATCATTGATGCTCTTCTGCTGAAAGGCGGTACGGCAATCGTTACAGCGGATCACGGGAACTCAGACGAGGTCGTGACGCTGGAAGGGAAGCCGATGACTGCGCATACGACAAATCCCGTACCGGTCATCATCACAGAACCAGATATCGAATTGCGGAAAGGCGGCATTCTGTCGGATCTTGCACCGACGATGCTGAAGCTTCTAGAAATCGAACGGCCGGAAGAAATGTCCGGAACACCATTATTCTAA
- the tpiA gene encoding triose-phosphate isomerase, with the protein MRKRIIAGNWKMYKTLGEAKNIVAEVKDRLPETDKVDAVICPPSLYLSTLVELTEGTPLKIGAQTMHDVDEGAFTGEVSPKMLADLNVPFVILGHSERRQYFNETDEAVNRKVVAAFSKGLTPIVCVGESLEEREAGKTVETVAVQVKKAFEGINAKQAQEAIIAYEPIWAIGTGKTATAEDANEVCGEIRAEIGKLYDDETAAAIRIQYGGSVKPGNIGELLSMEHIDGALVGGASLEPESFLEMIGVAAND; encoded by the coding sequence ATGCGAAAACGAATCATTGCAGGAAACTGGAAAATGTATAAGACGCTGGGAGAAGCGAAAAACATTGTGGCAGAAGTAAAAGATCGCTTGCCGGAAACGGACAAGGTCGATGCAGTCATTTGTCCACCTTCCCTTTATTTGTCCACGCTCGTGGAATTGACGGAAGGCACACCATTGAAAATTGGAGCCCAAACGATGCATGACGTCGATGAAGGAGCGTTTACAGGTGAAGTAAGTCCGAAAATGCTAGCGGATTTGAACGTTCCATTCGTCATCCTCGGTCATTCCGAACGACGCCAATATTTCAATGAAACGGACGAAGCTGTGAATCGTAAAGTGGTGGCAGCATTTTCAAAAGGCTTAACGCCAATTGTCTGTGTCGGAGAAAGCTTGGAGGAACGTGAAGCTGGGAAGACAGTCGAAACGGTTGCAGTCCAAGTGAAGAAAGCGTTTGAAGGTATCAATGCTAAGCAGGCTCAGGAAGCGATCATCGCCTACGAGCCGATCTGGGCAATCGGAACAGGCAAAACTGCAACTGCTGAAGATGCGAATGAAGTATGCGGAGAGATCCGTGCTGAAATCGGCAAGCTATATGATGACGAAACAGCAGCGGCTATTCGCATCCAATACGGCGGCAGCGTGAAACCTGGCAATATTGGCGAGTTGCTATCGATGGAACATATCGATGGCGCACTTGTCGGGGGAGCGAGCCTTGAACCGGAATCATTCCTTGAAATGATCGGAGTTGCGGCGAATGACTAA
- a CDS encoding phosphoglycerate kinase yields MAKQTIKDIELNGKRVFCRVDFNVPMENGEVTDDTRIRAAVPTIEFMAEKGAKVILASHLGRPKGEVNEDMRLTAAGKRLSELLGKNVKKLDASIGEEVEQAVADMKAGDIILLENVRFHAGEEKNDSELAKKFADLADVFVNDAFGAAHRAHASTAGIAEFIPAVSGFLLEKELEVLGKALSNPERPFTAIIGGAKVKDKIGVIDNLLDNVDHLLIGGGLSYTFTRAQGYETGNSLVEEDKIELAKSFIQKAKEKNVKLHLPIDAVVADAFSESANVKTVKIDDIPEGWMGLDIGPETADLYADVIKNSKLILWNGPMGVFEMEPFAAGTRKVALAMAETEAYTVIGGGDSAAAVEKFDVADKMDHVSTGGGASLEFMEGKELPGVTALNDK; encoded by the coding sequence ATAGCCAAACAAACGATCAAAGATATTGAACTGAACGGGAAGCGCGTATTTTGCCGTGTCGATTTCAATGTGCCGATGGAAAACGGTGAAGTTACGGATGATACAAGAATCCGTGCTGCTGTTCCGACAATTGAATTCATGGCGGAAAAAGGCGCAAAGGTCATTCTCGCCAGCCATCTTGGAAGGCCAAAAGGTGAAGTGAATGAAGACATGCGACTCACTGCGGCTGGAAAAAGATTATCGGAGCTCCTTGGGAAAAACGTGAAGAAGCTTGATGCTTCCATCGGAGAAGAAGTGGAACAAGCGGTTGCCGACATGAAGGCAGGCGACATTATTCTTCTGGAAAACGTCAGATTCCACGCTGGGGAAGAAAAGAATGATTCCGAGCTTGCGAAAAAATTCGCGGATCTAGCGGACGTCTTCGTCAACGATGCATTCGGCGCGGCGCATCGTGCACACGCTTCCACAGCGGGTATCGCGGAGTTCATTCCAGCTGTAAGCGGATTCCTTCTTGAAAAGGAATTGGAAGTACTCGGGAAAGCGTTGTCAAATCCAGAGCGGCCGTTCACAGCGATTATCGGCGGCGCGAAAGTGAAGGACAAGATCGGTGTCATTGATAATCTGTTGGACAATGTGGACCATTTATTGATCGGTGGCGGCCTTTCCTATACGTTCACGCGAGCGCAAGGGTATGAAACAGGCAATTCGTTAGTCGAAGAAGATAAAATCGAGCTTGCAAAATCCTTCATTCAAAAGGCGAAAGAGAAGAACGTCAAACTCCATTTACCGATCGATGCGGTAGTGGCGGATGCGTTTTCCGAAAGTGCGAATGTGAAAACGGTCAAGATCGACGATATCCCGGAAGGTTGGATGGGACTCGATATCGGTCCTGAAACAGCTGACCTGTATGCGGATGTCATCAAGAATTCCAAGCTCATCCTTTGGAATGGACCGATGGGAGTTTTCGAAATGGAACCATTCGCTGCGGGCACGAGGAAAGTTGCATTAGCGATGGCTGAAACGGAAGCATACACAGTGATCGGCGGTGGGGATTCCGCTGCAGCTGTCGAAAAGTTCGACGTTGCGGATAAAATGGATCATGTGTCAACAGGTGGCGGCGCGTCATTGGAATTCATGGAAGGAAAAGAATTGCCTGGCGTGACTGCGCTGAATGATAAGTGA